In Lepus europaeus isolate LE1 chromosome 22, mLepTim1.pri, whole genome shotgun sequence, the following are encoded in one genomic region:
- the SAMD15 gene encoding sterile alpha motif domain-containing protein 15 isoform X2 — protein sequence MAEVPEDFYPGPEEETPEPETPGLPGPLNSAEDAETDSAAEASPEPPSETDQEPQPEIEREDFGEGEPEGAPNVWLRPAWTPEDDIATDAETDFSSETEPRIPREVKSETSGEMEWEIFKDLEVPADGHREEPGLEPPEEAESDVTEAVGLESDEDTELSSEVPVATMSGKIFELLEEIGQQMLGESLREQFEETDLEPPAQTRPDFLSEKPRKGVEETDLEPPEMADPEIPEETQREFPEDKPTEEVPEPLEEIKSEFFEEESRKPSLESSEEPEVPEETRRKSNEGVETKPPETTGLTPLQEVQEQTQRKSPGQVLEPTEDQTKKQTQSTEEIGLPQKSKTEETLGDSTEETSLEPPEQIKPEFPEKEPGKPVEETGQVPPQQTEPEAQEETITKPAEERSLELPDETKQRETHVDFSQGDRSEPVASGDKDELEHPENLKKDIALESIRDTEVISVTTDYEYYPELQKVAPPDDTSTQYSNVYPSETQIGFGDLTEETVDLSQELKQPVPKGKRIQPTERIVPKFDYLQWSPERVAEWISELGFPQYKECFTANFISGRKLIHVNCSNLPQMGITDFEHMKVKHDGVAETTFFEKNLI from the exons ATGGCTGAAGTCCCAGAAGATTTCTATCCTGGCCCGGAAGAAGAGACGCCGGAACCTGAGACCCCGGGACTGCCCGGACCTCTTAACTCGGCCGAAGATGCCGAAACAGACTCCGCGGCAGAGGCAAGCCCGGAGCCGCCCTCGGAGACTGACCAAGAGCCACAGCCAGAAATTGAGCGAGAGGATTTCGGAGAGGGGGAGCCGGAGGGTGCTCCGAATGTCTGGCTACGACCCGCCTGGACGCCGGAGGACGACATTGCCACGGACGCCGAGACGGACTTCTCGAGTGAAACCGAGCCAAGGATTCCCCGAGAGGTCAAGTCAGAGACTTCCGGAGAGATGGAATGGGAGATTTTCAAGGATTTGGAGGTGCCTGCGGATGGGCACCGTGAGGAGCCCGGGCTGGAGCCACCGGAGGAGGCTGAATCCGACGTTACAGAGGCTGTAGGCCTGGAGTCAGATGAGGATACAGAGCTGTCCTCGGAGGTGCCCGTGGCCACAATGAGTGGGAAAATATTTGAGTTACTAGAGGAGATCGGACAGCAGATGCTAGGGGAATCACTTAGAGAGCAATTTGAAGAAACTGATCTGGAGCCTCCAGCGCAGACCAGACCagattttctaagtgagaaaccaAGAAAAGGGGTTGAAGAGACAGATCTAGAACCCCCCGAGATGGCCGACCCGGAGATTCCAGAGGAAACCCAAAGAGAGTTTCCAGAGGACAAACCAACAGAGGAAGTTCCAGAGCCACTAGAAGAGATCAAATCAGAGTTTTTCGAGGAAGAATCAAGGAAACCAAGTCTGGAGTCATCAGAAGAACCAGAAGTTCCAGAGGAGACAAGAAGAAAGTCAAATGAGGGAGTGGAAACAAAGCCACCAGAGACTACTGGTCTAACACCATTGCAGGAAGTTCAAGAGCAGACACAAAGAAAATCCCCCGGGCAAGTTCTGGAGCCAACAGAGGATCAAACCAAGAAGCAGACACAGTCAACGGAGGAAATAGGACTGCCACAGAAGTCCAAAACAGAGGAGACACTAGGAGACTCTACTGAGGAGACGAGTCTAGAGCCACCAGAACAGATTAAGCCAGAATTTCCAGAGAAAGAACCTGGAAAACCAGTTGAGGAAACAGGTCAAGTGCCACCACAGCAGACTGAACCAGAGGCTCAAGAGGAGACAATAACGAAGCCAGCTGAGGAGAGAAGTCTTGAGTTACCAGATGAAACCAAACAGAGAGAGACCCATGTAGACTTTTCGCAGGGAGACAGGTCAGAACCAGTCGCATCTGGAGACAAGGATGAGCTAGAGCATCCTGAAAACCTTAAGAAAGACATTGCATTAGAATCTATCAGAGACACTGAAGTCATATCAGTTACTACAGATTATGAATATTATCCAGAACTCCAAAAAGTGGCTCCACCTGATGATACCAGTACTCAGTACTCAAATGTATATCCCTCAGAGACTCAGATTGGATTTGGAGACCTCACTGAAGAGACTGTAGATTTGTCTCAAGAGTTGAAGCAACCAGTACCTAAAGGGAAACGAATCCAGCCTACAGAAAGAATTGTGCCAAAATTTGATTATCTTCAGTGGAGCCCAGAGAGGGTTGCAGAGTGGATTAGTGAGCTAGGCTTCCCTCAATACAAG GAGTGTTTCACTGCAAACTTCATCAGTGGCCGAAAACTCATCCACGTAAACTGCTCAAACCTCCCGCAGATGGGGATAACAGATTTTGAGCACATGAAG GTGAAGCATGATGGAGTCGCAGAAActaccttttttgaaaaaaatctcatcTGA
- the SAMD15 gene encoding sterile alpha motif domain-containing protein 15 isoform X3 yields the protein MAEVPEDFYPGPEEETPEPETPGLPGPLNSAEDAETDSAAEASPEPPSETDQEPQPEIEREDFGEGEPEGAPNVWLRPAWTPEDDIATDAETDFSSETEPRIPREVKSETSGEMEWEIFKDLEVPADGHREEPGLEPPEEAESDVTEAVGLESDEDTELSSEVPVATMSGKIFELLEEIGQQMLGESLREQFEETDLEPPAQTRPDFLSEKPRKGVEETDLEPPEMADPEIPEETQREFPEDKPTEEVPEPLEEIKSEFFEEESRKPSLESSEEPEVPEETRRKSNEGVETKPPETTGLTPLQEVQEQTQRKSPGQVLEPTEDQTKKQTQSTEEIGLPQKSKTEETLGDSTEETSLEPPEQIKPEFPEKEPGKPVEETGQVPPQQTEPEAQEETITKPAEERSLELPDETKQRETHVDFSQGDRSEPVASGDKDELEHPENLKKDIALESIRDTEVISVTTDYEYYPELQKVAPPDDTSTQYSNVYPSETQIGFGDLTEETVDLSQELKQPVPKGKRIQPTERIVPKFDYLQWSPERVAEWISELGFPQYKECFTANFISGRKLIHVNCSNLPQMGITDFEHMKMLGS from the exons ATGGCTGAAGTCCCAGAAGATTTCTATCCTGGCCCGGAAGAAGAGACGCCGGAACCTGAGACCCCGGGACTGCCCGGACCTCTTAACTCGGCCGAAGATGCCGAAACAGACTCCGCGGCAGAGGCAAGCCCGGAGCCGCCCTCGGAGACTGACCAAGAGCCACAGCCAGAAATTGAGCGAGAGGATTTCGGAGAGGGGGAGCCGGAGGGTGCTCCGAATGTCTGGCTACGACCCGCCTGGACGCCGGAGGACGACATTGCCACGGACGCCGAGACGGACTTCTCGAGTGAAACCGAGCCAAGGATTCCCCGAGAGGTCAAGTCAGAGACTTCCGGAGAGATGGAATGGGAGATTTTCAAGGATTTGGAGGTGCCTGCGGATGGGCACCGTGAGGAGCCCGGGCTGGAGCCACCGGAGGAGGCTGAATCCGACGTTACAGAGGCTGTAGGCCTGGAGTCAGATGAGGATACAGAGCTGTCCTCGGAGGTGCCCGTGGCCACAATGAGTGGGAAAATATTTGAGTTACTAGAGGAGATCGGACAGCAGATGCTAGGGGAATCACTTAGAGAGCAATTTGAAGAAACTGATCTGGAGCCTCCAGCGCAGACCAGACCagattttctaagtgagaaaccaAGAAAAGGGGTTGAAGAGACAGATCTAGAACCCCCCGAGATGGCCGACCCGGAGATTCCAGAGGAAACCCAAAGAGAGTTTCCAGAGGACAAACCAACAGAGGAAGTTCCAGAGCCACTAGAAGAGATCAAATCAGAGTTTTTCGAGGAAGAATCAAGGAAACCAAGTCTGGAGTCATCAGAAGAACCAGAAGTTCCAGAGGAGACAAGAAGAAAGTCAAATGAGGGAGTGGAAACAAAGCCACCAGAGACTACTGGTCTAACACCATTGCAGGAAGTTCAAGAGCAGACACAAAGAAAATCCCCCGGGCAAGTTCTGGAGCCAACAGAGGATCAAACCAAGAAGCAGACACAGTCAACGGAGGAAATAGGACTGCCACAGAAGTCCAAAACAGAGGAGACACTAGGAGACTCTACTGAGGAGACGAGTCTAGAGCCACCAGAACAGATTAAGCCAGAATTTCCAGAGAAAGAACCTGGAAAACCAGTTGAGGAAACAGGTCAAGTGCCACCACAGCAGACTGAACCAGAGGCTCAAGAGGAGACAATAACGAAGCCAGCTGAGGAGAGAAGTCTTGAGTTACCAGATGAAACCAAACAGAGAGAGACCCATGTAGACTTTTCGCAGGGAGACAGGTCAGAACCAGTCGCATCTGGAGACAAGGATGAGCTAGAGCATCCTGAAAACCTTAAGAAAGACATTGCATTAGAATCTATCAGAGACACTGAAGTCATATCAGTTACTACAGATTATGAATATTATCCAGAACTCCAAAAAGTGGCTCCACCTGATGATACCAGTACTCAGTACTCAAATGTATATCCCTCAGAGACTCAGATTGGATTTGGAGACCTCACTGAAGAGACTGTAGATTTGTCTCAAGAGTTGAAGCAACCAGTACCTAAAGGGAAACGAATCCAGCCTACAGAAAGAATTGTGCCAAAATTTGATTATCTTCAGTGGAGCCCAGAGAGGGTTGCAGAGTGGATTAGTGAGCTAGGCTTCCCTCAATACAAG GAGTGTTTCACTGCAAACTTCATCAGTGGCCGAAAACTCATCCACGTAAACTGCTCAAACCTCCCGCAGATGGGGATAACAGATTTTGAGCACATGAAG